The Streptomyces sp. NBC_00576 genome contains the following window.
CCCACGCCCGCACCCGAGATGTCCGTCGGGTGCCGGCGTGGGCCCGTCGCGCGTGCGGGACCGGGCTCCAGGGCCGATCGGCCCCCAAAGCACCCCCGGACAGCCCATGCGGTCACTGCCCGATCCGCTGGATGCTCGAAGTGTCAGAAGGCTTTGGAGGAGACCCACGATGACGTATGACACGCTCAGCCGACCCACGGTCCATGCCCTGCTCTCGGACGGCACCACCGTGTGTATACGTCCTGTGCGGCCGGGTGATCACGAGCAGCTGCAGGGGCTCTACGAGGAGATGTCCGCGGAGAATCTGCGGCTGCGGTTCTTCGCGGCGAGCCGGCGTTCCGCAGCGATGGCCGCCGACCGGGCCTGTATGCCGCCGCGCCCCGGACACCGGGCGTTGATGGCCGAGTCGAAGGACCAGGTGATCGGCCTGGCCGAGTACGAGGCCGGTGACGACGCGGCCACGGCCGAGATCTCCGTCGCGGTGGCCGACGGACTGCACCACCGGGGCGTCGGCACTCTCCTGGTCGAGCATCTGGTCTCCGCCGCCCGTGCGGACGGCATCACCACGTTCACGGCCGACGCGCTCTCCGAGAACCACGAAGTGCTTCGGCTCTTCGCCGATCTGGGTCTGCGCACCGCACGCCGTTTCGAGGGTCCGGAGGTGCGCTGCGTCATCGAACTGGACGAGCCGGCCGAGGACGACGGCTATCTCTCCGCCGTCGAGGCCCGCGGCCGGGCCGCCGACGTGGCCAGCCTGGAGCCGCTGCTGCGACCGGACGCGATCGCGGTGGTCGGCGCCGGGCGCAGGCCCGGATCGGTGGGGCGGGCTCTCCTGCACCATCTGCACGAGGGCGGCTTCACCCGGCGGCTCTTCGCGGTGAACCCCCGTGCCACGTCGATCCTCGGCGTGCCGTCCCACCCCTCGGTCAGCGCGCTGCCCAAGGTCCCGGATCTCGCGGTCCTCGCGGTGCCCGCGGCAGCCGTCGCCGCCACCGCGGAGGAGTGCGGCAAGGCCGGAGTACGGGCACTGCTCGTCGTATCGGCCGGCCTCGACAGCCGGCAGGCGGAAGCACTCATGGCAGCCTGCCGCACGTACGGCATGCGGCTCGTCGGACCCAACTGCCTCGGCATCACCAACACCGACCCGGCACTCTCCCTCGACGCCACCTTCGCGGCGGACCATCCGCGCCCCGGCACGGCGGGCGTCGCCGTGCAGTCCGGCGGCGTCGGCATCGCCCTCCTCGACGGACTGTCCCGGCTCGGCATCGGTGTCTCGTCCTTCGCCTCGCTCGGCGACAAGTACGACGTCAGCGGCAACGACATGCTCCAGTGGTGGGAGAGCGACGACCGCACCGAACTCGCCCTGCTGCACCTGGAGTCCTTCGGCAACCCGCGGGCGTTCTCCCGTACCGCCCGGCGCGTGACCCGCCGTATGCCCGTGCTGACGGTCGACGCCGGCCGTACCGACGCCGGCCGTCGCGCCGCCGCCTCGCACACCGCGGCCGCCGCGACCCCCACCATGACCCGGCAGGCGCTGTTCACCCAGGCCGGCATCACCGCCACCCGCTCGGTGGGTGAACTCCTCGAAACCGCCGCCCTGTTGCACTCCCAGCCGCTGCCGGCCGGGACCCGGGTGGCGATCGTCACCAATGCGGGTGGCGCGGGTGTCCTGGCCGCGGACGCCTGCGCGGAAGCGGGGCTGTCGCTTCCGCCGCTCACGCCCTCGGTGGTCGAAAGCCTGTATGCCGTATTGCCCGACGGTGCCACCGCGGGCAACCCCGTCGACGTCACCGCCGCCGTCACGGAGGAGCAGCTCGGGGACTGCGTGGACCGGATCATGCGGCACCCGGGTATCGACGCTGTCCTGCTGGCCCTCGTCCCCACGGCCGTCGCGGCGGCGACCGGCGACGACCTCGTGCGGGCTCTCACCAGCGGCCCCGCACGCCGAGCCCTTCCGGTCGCCGTCGTACGCCTGGAGCAGGACCTGCCCGTAAGGCTGCTGCCGGCCACGGAGGGCGGTGCGATCCCCTCGTACGCCGAACCCGGTGCGGCAGCACGTGCGCTGGCCCATGCCGCTCACCGCGCGGCCTGGTTGAGCCGGGCGGCGGGCACGATCCCGGAGCTCGCACAGGTCGACACGGCCCGGGCCCGCACGGTCGCCGAGACGTACCTCGCCGCCCACCCGGACGGCGGCTGGCTCGACCCGCGCACCTGCGCCGAACTCCTCACCTGCTACGGCATTCCCCAGCTCCCGTGGTCCTGGGCGCAGACGGAGGACGACGCCGTCATCGCGGCCGAACGGCTGTGCGGCCCCGACGGCCGGGTGGTCATGAAGGCCCACTGGCCCGGCCAGCTCCACAAGACCGAACAGCACGCCGTGCACCTCGATCTCGAAGGAGAGGCCCAAGTCCGGGCCGCCTTCCGGGACTTCGAGACACGGTTCGCCGGCCTGATGACCGGCGTGGTCGTCCAGCCACTGGCCGCACGCGGCACCGAACTGTTCGCGGGAGTCGTGCAGGACGAGGTCTTCGGCCCGCTCGTACTGTTCGGACTCGGCGGCACCGCGACCGAGGTCCTGGCCGACCATGCCGCCCGCCTCGCCCCGCTGACCGACCTCGACGTCCACGACCTGATCACCGCACCGCGCTGCGCACCGCTCCTGTTCGGCGCGCACGGCAGCGGACCCGTCGACCTCCAGGGTCTGGAGCATCTGCTGCTACGTCTGTCCCGCCTGGCGGGCGACCTGCCGCAGCTCGCCGAGGCCGACTTCAACCCCGTCCTCGCGACGCCCGATTCGGTCACCGTGCTCGACGCACGAGTCCGCCTGCTGCCGCGCACGGCTCAGGACCCCTATCTGCGCCGACTGCGCTGAGGCGGAACGGACATGAAGCACAACAAGGTCGGCACCGTGATGACCACCGAGGTCGTCCGTGCCGCGTACGGCACCCCCGTTCAAGGAGGTGGCACGACTCCTCGCCGAGCACCGCATCAGCGGACTGCCGGTGGTGGACGAGGACGAGAAGGTCATCGGGGTGGTCTCCGAAACCGACCTGATGGTCCGGCAGGCCGAGACGCCCACCCCCTACGGGCCGCAGCGCCGCTTCCGGCTCGCCGCGGCGCGGCGTCGCCGACGACTGGCTGCGCAAACTCTGAGCCGCACAACCTATGAGAGGAGGCGGACCGCCATGCCCAGCAGTGTGTTGGTCGCCTACGGAACGACGAACGGTTCGACCGCGCGGATCGCCGAGGCCGTGGCCGAGGTCCTGCGCAAGGCCGGGCTGACGGTAGATGTGCTGCCCGCCCAGTCCGTGGCGAGCGTGGCGTCGTACGAGGCCGTGGTGGTCGGAGGCGGCGTGTACGCCGGGCGCTGGCAGAAGCACGCCCGCCGCTTCGTCCGCCACCACAGCCGCGCACTGGCCGGACGCCCGCTGTGGATGTTCAGCAGCGGCCCGCTCGACCCCTCGGCCTCGGAGCGGGACATCCCGCCCGTCCCCGGAGTGAAGCGGGCCATGATCCGGCTCGACGCCAGGGAACACGTCACCTTCGGCGGCTGCCTCGATGAGGGAGCGAAGGGATTCATCGCCCGGAAGATCCTCTCCTCCGGCAAGGGCGGAGACTTCCGCGACTTCACGGAGATCGAGGCGTGGGCCACTCGGATCGGCAGTGAACTCGCGGGCGTGTCACAAGGGAGCTGAGCCATGCGGGCTTCCTGGGCGCTGTGTTCGTCGGCTCCGCCGAGTACGACGCCCTGCGGGCCGGGCCGTCCGCATGGAGGACGCGCCCGCAGTCGCTTCATCGAGAGGCTGGCTCCCGTCGGGACACCCCGTGACCGTGCGCGGGACCGGCCCCTGCGGGCGGGGACGGATCAGCGTGGTCAGGGTGGTGGCCGGTGCGGCCGAGGGCAGCGCCACGGTCGTCCGGCAGGAGGCAGCCACGGCGGTCGCGGTCTGCGTGGTGGGCGCGTGGATGGGGGTGCGGACCGTGGCCCGACGCCGTCGGACGGGCGTGTGGGAGCGGGGAGTGGGAGCAGGCAGCGACGGGGCCGTTCTGGAGCCGGTGTTGTGCTTGAAGGAGCGGTCCGCGCCGCCGGGATGCCAACCTGTCTTCGGCCCGATTGACGGCGAGGCCGAGACCCCCGGACAGTACGGTGAAGACAGGGGAACTGGTTCGAGCCGCCTTGTCTGCTGTGTCGGTCGGAGGAAGTCATGAGCGGGGACGATCGCGGCGGTTTTGAGGAGCATGTGCCCAAACTGCGGCTCGACGAACTGCTGGGCGAGCTGCAGGTGCGCATCGACGCGGTGCGCGGGACCCGGGACCGCCTGCACAGCCTGCTGGAGGCCGTCCTCTCGGTCGGCCGGGAACTCGACCTGCCGCAGGTGCTGCGCAGCATCGTCGAGGCCGCGGTGGTGCTGGTGGACGCCGAGTACGGGGCGCTGGGCGTGATCGGCGGTGACCAGAAGCTGTCCGAGTTCCTGACCGTCGGCATCGGCGAAGAGGGGCACTCGGAGATCGGGGCACTGCCCAGCGGGCACGGGCTCCTCGGAGAACTGATCCGGCACCCGGTGCCACTGCGGCTGCCGGAGCTGTCGGAGCATCCGGCGTCGTACGGCTTCCCGGCCAACCATCCGCCGATGCACTCCTTCCTCGGCGTGCCGATCCGGGTGCGCGACGAGGTGTTCGGAAACCTCTACCTCACCGAGAAGCGCAGCGCCAGGGAGTTCGACGTGGAGGACGAGTCCGTCCTGTCGACGCTGGCGGTGGCCGCCGGAGTGGCCATCGAGAACGCCCGGCTGTACGAGGAGACCAGGCTGCGCGAACGCTGGCAGCGGGCCAGCGGCGAGGTCACCAGCATGCTCCTGACCGGTGCGCCGAGCCCGGACGTCCTGGAACTGATCGTCGACGAGGCCCGGAAGATCGTCTCCGCCGATATGGGGCTGATCGCGGAACACGTACCGGGCGAGGAGACACTGCGGCCGGCCCTGGCGGTGGGCCTGGGCCGGGAGGAACGCAACGGTCTGGTGCTGTCCGCGCGGGACGGTTTCGTCGGAGCGGCACTCGGCGCGGCCCAGCCGGTGGTCAGCGTCGACATCGAGCACGATGCGCGCACGGGCGAGGGCGAAGCCCAGTGGGCCGGGCTCGGACCCGTGGTCGCGGTGCCGCTCGGCGCCGGCGGGAAGGCGCGGGGTGTGCTGCTGCTGGGGCGCGTGCCGGGCGGTACGCCGTTCGGCGACGTGGACACCGGGCCGCTGCTCGGGTTCGCCGACCAGGCGGCGCTGGCCCTGGAGCTGGCCGAACGGCGGCGGGACGCGGAACAGATCACCCTGCTCCAAGACCGGGACCGCATCGCCCGCGACCTCCATGACCTCGCCATCCAGCGGCTCTTCGCGGCCGGCATGACCCTGCAGAGCACCCAGCGCTTCATGGAGCACCCCGAGGGCATGGAGCGGCTGTCGCGGACGGTCGACGACCTCGACGACACCATCAAGATCATTCGGTCCACGATCTTCGGACTGCGCACCCACGGCGGGGGCGGGCGGGAGAGCGACGGCTTGCGCGGCCGGGTGTCCGAGGTGGTGAGGGCCTCGGCCACGTCACTCGGATTCCTGCCCGCGCTGCGCATCGAGGGGCTCGTCGAGACCGATGTCCCCGGCGACATCGCCGACCATGCGGTCGCGGTGCTCGGCGAGGCCCTCAGCAACGCCGCCCGGCACTCCGGAGCACAGGCGGTGGACGTCCGGCTTCAGTGCGCCAGGGGCGAGTTGACGCTCACGGTGACGGACGACGGCTGCGGAGTGCCGGGTGACGTCGGGCGCAGCGGGCTGAAGAACATCGAGGAGCGGGCTGTCGTCCTCGGCGGGACGCTGACGCTCGGCCAACGGCAGGACGGCGGTGGCACGCGGCTGGTGTGGCGGGTTCCCGTGCGTGCGGACGGCGACGCGGCCGGAGGCTGACCGTCGAAGGGCGCGGCCCGGCGGAAGGCCCGGACGGCGAGGTGGGGTGGAGCGGGCTCATCGCGTCGGGTGGCCGGTGGAGTCGGGCCGTTCGAGATGGCTGGCCAGGACCGCCGCCTGGACGCGGCGCTGGACGCCGAGTTTGGCCAGCAGCCGGGAGATGTGGTTCTTCACCGTCTTCTCGGACAGGTAGAGCTTCTTGCCGATCTCACGGTTGGTGAGCCCGTCCCCGATGAGCGTGAGGATGTCCCGCTCGCGGGGTGACAGGCCGGCGAGCTCGGGCGCGAGTGCCGGTCCCTCGGTGGGGTCCGCGCGCAGGGAGCGCATCAGGCGGGCGGTCGTCGTGGGGTCCAGCATGGACTGGCCGGAGGCGACCGTGCGGACCGCCGAGACCAGGTCGGAGCCCTTGATCTGCTTGAGCACATAGCCCGCCGCCCCTGCCATGATCGCGTCGAGCAGGGCCTCCTCGTCGTCGAACGACGTCAGCATCAGACAGGCCAGCTCCGGCATCCGGCTGCGCAGCTCGCGGCAGACACTGATCCCGTCACCGTCCGGCAGGCGTACGTCGAGGACGGCCACGTCCGGGCGCAGCGCCGTCCCGCGCGCCAGCGCGTGCTCGGCGCTGTCCGCGTCGCCGACCACCGAGATGTCCGGCTCGGAGTCCAGCAGGTCGGTGAGACCGCGTCGTACGACCTCGTGGTCATCCAGCAGAAAGACCCGGATCGGGTTCTGCTGGGTGAAGGTACGCGCCTCGGCCATGACGACCCCTCGTTCGCTGGTGGACCACAGACCACGGACCACATGCCGACTGTGATGACGATCGTCACCCTTGTGAAGCGGATGCACCAGGGCCGACCGGCCCAACCCGGCGATGGACCCCGGTTCGGCCGGCGGTCATTGCTCCGGGCGGCGAGCCGGGCCCGTGAGCTCGCACTTCACGTCCACCACACCCTCGACGGCCCGCACCAGGCGTGCGGCCACGGGCACCAGAGAGGTGTCCCTGACGCGCCCGGCGAGTGTGACGACCCCCTCCTTCACCTGCACACGCACAGACGAGTACGACGCGGGGAACAGGTACGGCACGACTTCCCTGCGGACCTCCTCGGCGACCTCCTCGTCGTCCCGCAGGAACACCTTCAGGAGATCACCGCGGCTGACAACGCCTTCCAGCCTGCCTGAGTCGTCGACGACGGGGAGCCTCTTGACCTTGGCGTGCGCCATGATGCGGGCGGCCTGCGCGAGGGTCACGTTCGCGTGGACGGTCAGGGCCGGCGACGTCATCAGCTCCTCGGCGGTCACGGCGCCGGCCTTGGCGAGATCGGAGAAACGCCGCAACTGTGTGTCACGGTCGGGGTCGGCGTCGCGGAACTCCTCCTTGTACAGCAGGTCGGCCTCGGAGACGACGCCGACCACCCGGCCCTCGCCCTCGCCTTCGCCCTCCAGAACGGGAAGGGCACTGACGTTCCACTGCTCCATCAGCTGCACGATCTCCTTGAAGTCGGCCCTGCGGCCGATGGAGGCCACGGTGTGGGTCATCACGTCGCTCACGATGTGCGGGGTGCCGTGCACGGTGACTCCTTGATCGGTTCCGACGATTCCATCGTGGCCGGGTCAGTGAGAGCTGCCGCTGCCGTAGGGCGCGTACACGTCCAGCAAGCGGGTCCTCGCCGACCGCAGCCGACGGGCGACGACGTCGCCCACCCACTGGGTCACTGCCATTCCCAGCACGGGATCGGCCCGGCACATGGCCCGTACCGCCTCGGCGTCGAACTCGTATGCGCGCACCGGGCTCGTCGTCTCGGCGCCCAGGCACCAGGCGTGCGGTCCGAACAGCCAGGACCAGCCGACGAGTTCGTTGTGTCCGAGTGTCTCGATGACGGCTGCTCGGCGGCCGGGCACGTGCATGTCGAGGGCGATCGTGCCGGTACGGATGATCCAGAACCGGTCGGCGCGCCCGCCCTCCTTGAAGAGGTGGGTGCCCTGCGGGAACGACACCTCGCGGGCGAGGCGCATCAGCCGTTCGCGGTGATCGGCGGGCAACGCCCGCAGCATGGTGGACGTAGATGTGGATGTAGGGGAAGCGTTCATGGTCCTGCCTCTTCCTGGCGCGCGACCCTGCCGACTCCAATCTCTTCCCATCTCCTGTCCTCCGCCATGGGCCACCCGGCCCCCAGGCCGGGCCGCATGGCATCGGCCAGGGCGATCGGCACGGCCCGTGCTCGTGCCGCGAGGTGCGGGAGGCCGCCGGACCGTGCCCGGCGGGACAGCATCAGGGCCGAAGGGCCCATCACAAGGGCCTGCCCGGCCTCTGCGCCGCTGCTCGTCCCGGTACCAGGCTCAATGGAAGAAGAGAAACCCACGGGCAGCAACACTGGAGGTACGGATCATGCTTCGACATGTCACCGCGGGGATCGACGGTTCTCCCGAAAGCCTGGCCGCCGCGCACTGGGCGGCCCGGGAAGCCACGCGCCGGGGCGCCGCGCTGTGCCTGGTGCATGCCTGGGAGTGGCATCCGCGTCCGGCTGCGTCCGTGCCCGCGGACATGTCCGAACGGGCCCGGGCCGAGGACCTGCCGGAACGGGCGGCGGACAGCATGCGCGCCGCGCACCCAGGTCTGCAGGTCATCGGCCAGGCGCTGGCGGACTCGCCGGTCTCCGCCCTTCTCAAGGCGGCCGAGCAGGCCGAGCTGCTGGTCCTCGGCTCCCGTGGATTCGGCGGCGTCGCGGGGTTCCTGATGGGGTCGGTGTCGCAGCGGGTCGTCGCCAGGGCCCCCTGTCCCGTGGTGTTGGTGAGGGCGGGCGGGAGCACCGCCGATGAGCACTTCTCGGCACCGGACGGCATCTCCCCGGACGAGATACCCGGGATCCCGTACCGCGATGTCGTCCTCGGTCTCGACACCGGCCGGCCCTGCGACGAGCTGATCGAGTTCGCCTTCGACGCCGCTGGGCGCCGGGGCTCCTCGCTGCGCGTGATCCACGCCTTCAGCCGTCCGCCGGACTTCGCCGTGGCGGACAGGATCGTCCCGGTGAGCGGCCCGGCGCTACAGGCGGAGCACGAGCACGCCGTGGTCGCCGCGCTGCGCCCCTGGTGCGAGAAGTTCCCCGAGGTCGCCGTCACCGAGAGCGTCACCGAAGGACGTGCGGCCGACGAGCTGATCAGCGCCTCGGCCGGCGCGGCCCTCGTCGTGGTGGGACGCCGGATCCGCGAATCTCGTCTCGGTACCCACATCGGCCCCGTCGCACACGCGGCGCTGCATCACGCACCCTGCCCCGTCGCCGTCGTCCCGCACGACTGAACAAGCCCGGAGGGTGAGAGAGACGACCCGGTACGTGTACGTGTACGTGTACGCGTTCGCCGAGGGCGGCCGTGACATGGCGGACGTGCTCGGCGGCAAGGGGGCGAACCTCGCGGAGCTGACCCGGCTGGGGACTGCCCGTACCCCCTGGTTTCACCGTCACCACCCATGGAGCCCGGCCTGAAGACCGGCGTCTGCGGAGAACACGGCGGCGACCCGGACTCCGCGGCGTATCCCCATGCCGAGGGAGGGACCCGCACGGTCCGGACCGGCCCGGCGCCCGCGCTGCTGGAGGCGACCTGTGACGCCGCGGTCGTGGTCGTCAGCGCCCGCCGCGGACCCCAGCGGCTAGGCCGGCAACTGGGCCTGGTCACCCACACCTTGCTCAACCACTCCCGTTGCCCGGTCGTGGTCGTCCCCACCGGGACCGTGTAGAGGCGACTACGCGAAACCCACTGACCGCCCGAGGCACCTATTCCACAAGGAAGTTGGCAGCATGTCCCGCATCATCACCGCAGGCCTGGACGGCTCGCGTGAAAGCCTGGCCGCGGTGGACTGGGCGGCCCGTGAGTCCCTGCTCCGTGATCTGCCCTGCCGCCTCGTCCACGCCTGGGAAATGGAGTCGTACGCCTACCCCACCGCCTACGCGCCGCCGGCCGGGCCGGACCTGCAGCGCCACTGGGCGGAGCGCATGCCGCGCGAGGCCGAGGAGGATCTGCGCCGCCGCTACCCCGGCCTGCGGGTCAGCGCCGACCAGGTCGACGGGCAGCCGGTCCCGGTGCTGCTGGCGGCCGACGCCGACGCCGAACTGCTGGTCATCGGGTCGCGGGGGCTGAGCGGCATCGGCGGTTTCCTGGTCGGCTCGGTGGCGCTCTCGGTGGTGGCCCACGCCACCAACCCGGTGGTCCTGGTGCGGGCCGAGGAGCCGGACGCCTCCGGCCGTCGCCCTGCGGAGCCGCCGTACGGCGAGGTCGTGCTCGGCCTGGACCTGCGGCGGCCCGCCGACGCGCTGATCGAGTTCGCCTTCGATGCCGCCGCCCGTCGCGCGTCGGCCCTGCGTGTCGTTCAGGGCTGGACCCCGCCGGCCTACTACGGCCTGGACACCGGCTTCGGCTACACCTCCGGCGCCGTCACTCAGGGCCTGGGCGGCGAACTGGCCGTACAGGAGGCGGGCGGGCTGACCGACGCGCTGCGCCCGTGGCGGGAGAAGTTCCCCGGAGTCGAGGTGACGGAGAAGTCCGTGATCGGCGGGGCCGCCCACCACCTCGTGGAGGCTGCTTCCGGCGCCGGCCTGCTGGTCATCGGCCGCCGCAACCGCGATTCGGCGTTCGGCACGCACCTCGGCCCGGTCGCCCACGCGGTGATGCACCACGCCGCGGCCCCGGTCGCGGTCGTCCCGCACGACTGACCTGACATGACGAACCCTTCTTGAAGAGGGCTGCTCAGGAACTTCGGGAGCTGAGACCGGGGAGGAATTCGGATTCGTCGATGAAGGCGCGGGCGACGTCCGAGAGCCGGCGGTTGTCGGAGCGGGCGCAGGCCCTCAGGGTGGTGAAGGCCTGTTCCATGTCCGTGTGGCGGCGTTCGGCGAGTTTCCCCTTGGCGTGTGTCCTGAACATGGAAGGAAGTTGTTTGTAGGAGCAGTTTCCAGAAGTGATGCTGTGCGAGAGATGAAGGTTTTGTGGCCCTTCGGAGCCGCCCTGCGGGGGGAGGCTTCAAACCGCCTCATGCTGCGTTAGCTGAAGACTGTCGTGGTGAGCGATGAGGAAAAGGCGTCGTTAGAGGCGTCAGGTAGGGACCGGAAAGACGAACGCAAGTGAATCGCTGCTGACGTGTCGTAAGGAAAGCAGACGACATCGAAACCGGGGTGTGTCAAGAACTCCGGGATGAGCCTGGCGGGTGCCCGTCTATTGGCCAGGTGGTGTCCGGCATGGAGGCGACGTGAGTCCGGTCTGCGGCTCTCGCATGGAACAGGAGAAGGCAGGTCCGATACGCCCTGACGCACCGTCGGGGGAGAGGGAGTGCCCCAAGCGGTGGACACCGCAAGGGGTCGAGTACCGATGCGG
Protein-coding sequences here:
- a CDS encoding cyclic nucleotide-binding domain-containing protein — translated: MNASPTSTSTSTMLRALPADHRERLMRLAREVSFPQGTHLFKEGGRADRFWIIRTGTIALDMHVPGRRAAVIETLGHNELVGWSWLFGPHAWCLGAETTSPVRAYEFDAEAVRAMCRADPVLGMAVTQWVGDVVARRLRSARTRLLDVYAPYGSGSSH
- a CDS encoding sensor histidine kinase, whose product is MSGDDRGGFEEHVPKLRLDELLGELQVRIDAVRGTRDRLHSLLEAVLSVGRELDLPQVLRSIVEAAVVLVDAEYGALGVIGGDQKLSEFLTVGIGEEGHSEIGALPSGHGLLGELIRHPVPLRLPELSEHPASYGFPANHPPMHSFLGVPIRVRDEVFGNLYLTEKRSAREFDVEDESVLSTLAVAAGVAIENARLYEETRLRERWQRASGEVTSMLLTGAPSPDVLELIVDEARKIVSADMGLIAEHVPGEETLRPALAVGLGREERNGLVLSARDGFVGAALGAAQPVVSVDIEHDARTGEGEAQWAGLGPVVAVPLGAGGKARGVLLLGRVPGGTPFGDVDTGPLLGFADQAALALELAERRRDAEQITLLQDRDRIARDLHDLAIQRLFAAGMTLQSTQRFMEHPEGMERLSRTVDDLDDTIKIIRSTIFGLRTHGGGGRESDGLRGRVSEVVRASATSLGFLPALRIEGLVETDVPGDIADHAVAVLGEALSNAARHSGAQAVDVRLQCARGELTLTVTDDGCGVPGDVGRSGLKNIEERAVVLGGTLTLGQRQDGGGTRLVWRVPVRADGDAAGG
- a CDS encoding universal stress protein; amino-acid sequence: MLRHVTAGIDGSPESLAAAHWAAREATRRGAALCLVHAWEWHPRPAASVPADMSERARAEDLPERAADSMRAAHPGLQVIGQALADSPVSALLKAAEQAELLVLGSRGFGGVAGFLMGSVSQRVVARAPCPVVLVRAGGSTADEHFSAPDGISPDEIPGIPYRDVVLGLDTGRPCDELIEFAFDAAGRRGSSLRVIHAFSRPPDFAVADRIVPVSGPALQAEHEHAVVAALRPWCEKFPEVAVTESVTEGRAADELISASAGAALVVVGRRIRESRLGTHIGPVAHAALHHAPCPVAVVPHD
- a CDS encoding universal stress protein; the protein is MEPGLKTGVCGEHGGDPDSAAYPHAEGGTRTVRTGPAPALLEATCDAAVVVVSARRGPQRLGRQLGLVTHTLLNHSRCPVVVVPTGTV
- a CDS encoding response regulator transcription factor, with the protein product MAEARTFTQQNPIRVFLLDDHEVVRRGLTDLLDSEPDISVVGDADSAEHALARGTALRPDVAVLDVRLPDGDGISVCRELRSRMPELACLMLTSFDDEEALLDAIMAGAAGYVLKQIKGSDLVSAVRTVASGQSMLDPTTTARLMRSLRADPTEGPALAPELAGLSPRERDILTLIGDGLTNREIGKKLYLSEKTVKNHISRLLAKLGVQRRVQAAVLASHLERPDSTGHPTR
- a CDS encoding CBS domain-containing protein → MHGTPHIVSDVMTHTVASIGRRADFKEIVQLMEQWNVSALPVLEGEGEGEGRVVGVVSEADLLYKEEFRDADPDRDTQLRRFSDLAKAGAVTAEELMTSPALTVHANVTLAQAARIMAHAKVKRLPVVDDSGRLEGVVSRGDLLKVFLRDDEEVAEEVRREVVPYLFPASYSSVRVQVKEGVVTLAGRVRDTSLVPVAARLVRAVEGVVDVKCELTGPARRPEQ
- a CDS encoding flavodoxin domain-containing protein, which translates into the protein MPSSVLVAYGTTNGSTARIAEAVAEVLRKAGLTVDVLPAQSVASVASYEAVVVGGGVYAGRWQKHARRFVRHHSRALAGRPLWMFSSGPLDPSASERDIPPVPGVKRAMIRLDAREHVTFGGCLDEGAKGFIARKILSSGKGGDFRDFTEIEAWATRIGSELAGVSQGS
- a CDS encoding universal stress protein, which gives rise to MSRIITAGLDGSRESLAAVDWAARESLLRDLPCRLVHAWEMESYAYPTAYAPPAGPDLQRHWAERMPREAEEDLRRRYPGLRVSADQVDGQPVPVLLAADADAELLVIGSRGLSGIGGFLVGSVALSVVAHATNPVVLVRAEEPDASGRRPAEPPYGEVVLGLDLRRPADALIEFAFDAAARRASALRVVQGWTPPAYYGLDTGFGYTSGAVTQGLGGELAVQEAGGLTDALRPWREKFPGVEVTEKSVIGGAAHHLVEAASGAGLLVIGRRNRDSAFGTHLGPVAHAVMHHAAAPVAVVPHD
- a CDS encoding bifunctional acetate--CoA ligase family protein/GNAT family N-acetyltransferase gives rise to the protein MTYDTLSRPTVHALLSDGTTVCIRPVRPGDHEQLQGLYEEMSAENLRLRFFAASRRSAAMAADRACMPPRPGHRALMAESKDQVIGLAEYEAGDDAATAEISVAVADGLHHRGVGTLLVEHLVSAARADGITTFTADALSENHEVLRLFADLGLRTARRFEGPEVRCVIELDEPAEDDGYLSAVEARGRAADVASLEPLLRPDAIAVVGAGRRPGSVGRALLHHLHEGGFTRRLFAVNPRATSILGVPSHPSVSALPKVPDLAVLAVPAAAVAATAEECGKAGVRALLVVSAGLDSRQAEALMAACRTYGMRLVGPNCLGITNTDPALSLDATFAADHPRPGTAGVAVQSGGVGIALLDGLSRLGIGVSSFASLGDKYDVSGNDMLQWWESDDRTELALLHLESFGNPRAFSRTARRVTRRMPVLTVDAGRTDAGRRAAASHTAAAATPTMTRQALFTQAGITATRSVGELLETAALLHSQPLPAGTRVAIVTNAGGAGVLAADACAEAGLSLPPLTPSVVESLYAVLPDGATAGNPVDVTAAVTEEQLGDCVDRIMRHPGIDAVLLALVPTAVAAATGDDLVRALTSGPARRALPVAVVRLEQDLPVRLLPATEGGAIPSYAEPGAAARALAHAAHRAAWLSRAAGTIPELAQVDTARARTVAETYLAAHPDGGWLDPRTCAELLTCYGIPQLPWSWAQTEDDAVIAAERLCGPDGRVVMKAHWPGQLHKTEQHAVHLDLEGEAQVRAAFRDFETRFAGLMTGVVVQPLAARGTELFAGVVQDEVFGPLVLFGLGGTATEVLADHAARLAPLTDLDVHDLITAPRCAPLLFGAHGSGPVDLQGLEHLLLRLSRLAGDLPQLAEADFNPVLATPDSVTVLDARVRLLPRTAQDPYLRRLR
- a CDS encoding ANTAR domain-containing protein; translated protein: MFRTHAKGKLAERRHTDMEQAFTTLRACARSDNRRLSDVARAFIDESEFLPGLSSRSS